The Chryseolinea soli genome contains a region encoding:
- a CDS encoding HesB/IscA family protein, producing MISVTDKAKERIIALRTEEGKPDNNNIRVLVKGGGCSGLMYDLNFDDEIKPADQIFEDKGIKILVDKKSLLYLLGTTLDFSDGLNGKGFQFINPNATRTCGCGESFAV from the coding sequence ATGATCAGCGTAACCGATAAAGCAAAAGAACGGATCATCGCCCTCCGCACCGAAGAAGGCAAGCCGGACAACAACAACATTCGCGTGCTCGTGAAAGGCGGTGGTTGCTCGGGACTTATGTATGATCTCAACTTCGACGATGAGATCAAGCCCGCCGACCAGATCTTTGAAGACAAGGGTATCAAAATCCTGGTCGACAAGAAAAGCCTTCTCTATTTGTTGGGCACCACGCTCGACTTTTCGGATGGACTGAACGGAAAGGGTTTCCAATTCATCAATCCCAACGCCACACGCACCTGCGGTTGTGGTGAGAGCTTCGCGGTTTAA
- a CDS encoding single-stranded DNA-binding protein, with the protein MKNLKNSVRLIGHLGKDPEVRVFESGSKKVSFSLATNDTYKNDKGEKVVDTQWHNLVMWGKLADIAEKYLKKGNEIAVEGRLIHREYEASAGEKRYFTEINVGELLMLGASK; encoded by the coding sequence ATGAAAAATCTAAAGAACAGCGTACGGCTTATCGGCCACCTGGGCAAGGACCCCGAGGTGCGTGTCTTCGAAAGCGGCAGCAAGAAGGTGTCCTTCAGCCTGGCCACCAACGACACGTATAAAAACGACAAAGGCGAGAAGGTAGTCGACACCCAGTGGCACAACCTGGTCATGTGGGGCAAGCTGGCCGACATTGCCGAAAAATATTTAAAGAAAGGTAACGAGATCGCCGTGGAGGGCCGCTTGATCCACCGTGAATATGAGGCCAGTGCGGGAGAAAAAAGATATTTCACCGAGATCAATGTCGGCGAGCTATTAATGTTAGGAGCGAGCAAATAA
- a CDS encoding outer membrane beta-barrel protein, whose translation MTNKILLACLVTLLSFAASAQNFKKFRLGIGGGYDIPFGARTESAPLFYLEPAGRINDNWVLSFHLEIAFPPNRFSPNDRTKPSILSSYTFNGQYYINRLMSGDLRPFVGAGLGFYYIAEQDLNQGNLSTNFSSFGLAIGFYPRAGFDLGQFTFSADYNVLPMSDKIDYNYLAIHIGVNIGGGPK comes from the coding sequence ATGACCAACAAAATTTTGCTGGCTTGTCTTGTCACTCTGCTGTCCTTTGCTGCGTCCGCGCAGAATTTCAAGAAATTTAGACTGGGGATTGGTGGAGGTTATGATATTCCGTTTGGCGCCCGTACCGAAAGTGCGCCACTCTTTTATCTTGAACCCGCTGGTCGTATCAACGATAATTGGGTGTTGAGCTTTCACCTGGAGATCGCCTTCCCACCCAATCGATTTTCTCCCAATGACAGGACCAAGCCATCAATTCTCTCGTCCTATACGTTCAATGGCCAGTACTATATAAACCGTTTGATGTCGGGTGATCTCCGCCCCTTCGTCGGGGCCGGTCTGGGTTTTTATTATATAGCCGAACAGGATCTAAACCAGGGAAACCTGAGCACGAACTTCAGCTCATTCGGGCTGGCGATTGGATTTTATCCGCGTGCAGGCTTTGATCTTGGTCAATTCACCTTCTCGGCCGACTACAATGTCCTTCCGATGTCAGACAAAATAGATTACAACTATCTGGCTATCCACATTGGGGTAAACATTGGGGGTGGACCTAAATAG
- a CDS encoding outer membrane beta-barrel protein, translating to MKTKLLLTCFALACFLAAPAQNFKKFRVGIGVGYARPSGSGSQGGGLVYLEPSCRLGDAYSLGLRMEWAMVASGLSGSAIDMETFDLSSQASYTLNMQYYLGINNFRPFLGVGLGLYNLSAIKTDVIVLDGIDPTGQGQPQTHAESVSLSDAQSKFGFYPRFGFDVGHFTLSIDYNFIPNARTTVSGSDASFRNSYLGVRLGANFGGGRK from the coding sequence ATGAAAACCAAATTGTTACTTACGTGTTTCGCCCTCGCGTGCTTCCTGGCAGCACCCGCCCAGAATTTCAAGAAGTTTAGAGTAGGCATCGGCGTTGGCTACGCCAGACCTTCGGGAAGTGGCTCTCAGGGAGGAGGCCTCGTCTATCTCGAACCCTCTTGCCGCCTCGGCGATGCCTACTCGCTGGGCTTGCGGATGGAGTGGGCCATGGTCGCCAGCGGACTTTCCGGCAGTGCCATCGATATGGAAACTTTTGATCTGTCAAGCCAGGCATCGTACACGCTGAACATGCAGTACTACCTCGGCATAAATAATTTCCGCCCCTTTTTAGGTGTCGGGCTTGGTCTCTACAACCTGTCGGCTATCAAGACCGACGTTATTGTACTCGATGGGATTGATCCGACAGGACAAGGACAACCCCAAACCCATGCGGAATCGGTAAGCCTTAGCGACGCGCAATCGAAGTTTGGATTCTATCCGCGTTTCGGTTTTGATGTGGGTCACTTCACGCTTTCGATCGATTATAATTTTATTCCAAACGCCAGGACCACGGTTTCCGGAAGCGACGCGAGCTTCAGGAACAGTTACCTCGGTGTCCGCCTCGGGGCGAACTTTGGTGGTGGAAGAAAATAA
- a CDS encoding BatA domain-containing protein — protein MSFLYPSFLWALGALSIPVIIHLFNFRRTIRVYFSNTRFLRQVKEVTTAKRRLKHYLVLAARLLFLFFLVITFSQPVIPAREQVGTGQNILLYLDNSQSMSALTDDKTRGLDAGVSFARSIVEVFPPDTRYRLITNDFSPFSNTYKTKAEVLDLLTQIRLSPVSRSQVEIQERIRQEGAKRDREIFWISDFQKSTLGQVTAPDSTTRLHLVPIGYGQLSNVFIDSAYLENPFSAGGGKNVLHVKIRNDGRKDVTQLNLKLTLNGVQAGTSLLDIAQGGIAETTFDLATGLSGLNEARLTFNDFPVSFDNEFYLALNFTDKIRVVEIKSSPAPTVVEKVFGNKDVFDFASYPVNNFNYGLLPQADLVVVNGLNSIDASLGGALRRYILDNGTLLLAPGTSPDVTSLKNFLQLATLKDTENKATLELDRPDFSNPFFENVFEERSVSLAMPKAIRRLDWGGDNSALLKFKDGQPFLSLFPQRGKVYVLASALDASQTDFFNHAIFVPVMYRIAASGKKNDLKPYYTLLEDFITLHVDSLRGEEPLRWEGAEEVIPAQRTVNDDVIFDIPKFSISRGFYKVVMRRDTINLLAFNLDKAESLMDQYSGPEMKQLLGGGDNITIFEVGSADAFSKEIKERYLGTPLWKYALLLALTFLLAEILLIRFMK, from the coding sequence ATGAGTTTTTTATACCCTTCTTTTCTGTGGGCGCTGGGCGCACTCTCCATACCCGTTATCATCCATTTATTTAATTTCAGAAGAACCATCCGGGTATATTTTTCGAATACGCGGTTCCTCCGGCAGGTGAAAGAGGTGACCACGGCCAAGCGGCGCCTGAAACACTACCTGGTTCTGGCGGCGCGGTTGCTGTTCTTGTTTTTCCTGGTCATCACGTTTAGCCAGCCGGTTATTCCGGCCCGCGAGCAAGTGGGCACAGGGCAGAACATTTTGCTTTACCTGGACAATTCGCAGAGCATGTCGGCCCTCACCGACGACAAGACACGGGGGCTGGATGCCGGGGTGAGCTTTGCGCGGAGCATCGTGGAGGTGTTTCCGCCTGACACGCGCTACCGGCTGATCACAAACGATTTTTCACCTTTTTCCAATACCTATAAAACCAAGGCTGAAGTGCTGGACCTGCTCACGCAGATCCGTCTTTCGCCCGTGAGCCGTTCCCAGGTCGAAATACAGGAGCGGATTCGCCAGGAAGGCGCCAAGCGCGATCGCGAGATCTTTTGGATCTCCGACTTTCAAAAGTCCACCCTGGGGCAGGTGACGGCCCCCGACAGCACGACGCGCCTGCACCTGGTGCCCATTGGCTATGGCCAGTTGTCGAACGTTTTTATCGATTCGGCTTATCTCGAGAATCCGTTTTCGGCAGGGGGCGGGAAGAACGTGTTGCACGTCAAGATACGCAACGACGGCCGCAAGGACGTGACCCAACTCAACCTGAAGCTGACCCTGAATGGCGTGCAGGCGGGAACCTCGCTGCTGGACATCGCCCAAGGCGGCATTGCCGAGACCACCTTTGACCTTGCCACGGGATTATCGGGGCTGAACGAAGCCCGGCTCACCTTCAACGACTTCCCGGTGAGCTTCGACAATGAATTTTATCTTGCCCTGAACTTCACCGACAAGATCCGGGTGGTGGAGATCAAGAGCAGCCCAGCACCCACGGTGGTTGAAAAAGTGTTTGGCAACAAGGACGTATTCGATTTTGCCTCCTACCCGGTGAACAATTTCAACTACGGGTTGTTGCCCCAGGCCGATCTGGTGGTGGTGAATGGGCTCAACAGCATCGACGCTTCCTTAGGGGGAGCGTTGCGCCGCTATATCCTGGACAACGGCACGTTGCTGCTGGCCCCCGGCACGTCGCCGGACGTGACGAGCCTGAAAAATTTCCTGCAATTGGCCACGTTGAAAGACACCGAGAACAAAGCCACGCTGGAATTGGACCGCCCCGACTTCTCGAATCCCTTTTTTGAAAATGTGTTTGAAGAGCGCTCGGTTTCCCTGGCCATGCCCAAGGCCATCCGCCGGCTGGATTGGGGAGGCGACAACTCGGCATTGCTGAAATTCAAGGACGGCCAGCCCTTTCTTTCGCTTTTCCCGCAGCGCGGCAAGGTCTATGTGCTGGCCAGCGCCCTGGATGCTTCCCAGACCGACTTCTTTAACCACGCCATCTTTGTGCCCGTGATGTATCGCATCGCCGCCAGCGGCAAAAAGAACGACCTGAAACCTTACTACACGCTGCTGGAAGATTTCATCACCCTGCATGTGGACAGCCTGAGGGGCGAGGAGCCCTTGCGGTGGGAGGGCGCCGAGGAGGTGATCCCTGCGCAGCGCACCGTGAACGACGACGTCATTTTCGACATCCCCAAATTCTCGATCAGCCGGGGTTTCTATAAGGTGGTGATGCGCCGCGACACCATTAATCTGCTGGCTTTCAACCTCGACAAGGCCGAATCGCTGATGGACCAATATTCGGGGCCCGAAATGAAGCAGTTGCTGGGCGGTGGCGACAACATCACTATTTTCGAGGTTGGCTCAGCCGACGCTTTCAGCAAAGAAATAAAGGAGCGATATTTGGGCACCCCATTATGGAAATACGCGCTTTTGCTGGCCCTGACCTTCCTTTTGGCGGAGATCCTGTTGATCAGGTTTATGAAGTAG
- a CDS encoding dihydroorotase, producing MKILIQHAEILDPSSSFHQKEKNVLINNGRIIEIGDKNYTADKVIKAEGMKLSAGWFDLGTFAGDPGLEHKEDLESVTRAAAAGGFTGIALLPNTVPCVQTKNEISYLVKGNDSQLVQIHPLAAVTKNNKGEELTEMIDLHEAGAAAFTDGLKSIWHTDILLKSLQYTQKFNGLIIDHPEDIWLNLFGQMHEGVNSTMLGLKGMPRIAEDIAVGRNLELLAYAGGRLHMAKISTGKSADMIRAAKKKLNVTCDVAIYQPLLDDSRLSDFDTHYKVNPPLREKADNDALIKALKDGTIDVLCSGHTPHEEESKSLEFDLADFGMINLQTFAMHLGVLAEPVGWDALIEKVTVNPRKLLGLEIPKIEVEEKANLTLFDPERTWLFDEKANLSRSKNSPWLNQQIKGKAIAVFNNGRHKIED from the coding sequence ATGAAGATACTGATACAACACGCTGAAATTCTCGACCCCTCGTCCTCCTTCCATCAAAAAGAAAAAAATGTATTGATCAACAACGGTCGCATCATCGAGATCGGTGATAAGAACTATACGGCCGATAAAGTGATCAAGGCAGAGGGCATGAAACTTTCGGCGGGCTGGTTTGACCTGGGCACCTTTGCCGGCGACCCGGGACTGGAACACAAAGAAGACCTGGAGTCGGTGACGCGCGCCGCGGCGGCCGGCGGATTTACGGGCATCGCCCTGTTGCCCAACACCGTACCATGCGTGCAAACCAAGAACGAGATCAGCTACCTCGTGAAGGGCAACGACAGCCAACTGGTGCAGATCCATCCCCTGGCAGCCGTCACCAAAAACAACAAAGGCGAGGAGTTGACGGAAATGATCGACTTGCACGAAGCGGGTGCAGCCGCCTTCACCGACGGTCTGAAATCCATCTGGCACACCGACATCCTGCTGAAATCGCTGCAATACACCCAGAAATTCAACGGCCTCATCATCGACCATCCCGAAGACATTTGGTTGAACCTGTTTGGCCAGATGCACGAAGGGGTCAACAGCACCATGCTGGGGCTGAAAGGCATGCCGCGCATTGCCGAAGACATTGCCGTGGGTCGCAATCTGGAGCTGCTGGCCTATGCCGGCGGGCGCCTGCACATGGCCAAGATCTCGACTGGCAAATCGGCCGACATGATCCGCGCCGCCAAAAAGAAACTGAACGTCACGTGCGACGTGGCCATCTATCAGCCCCTGCTGGACGACAGCCGCCTGTCGGATTTCGATACCCACTACAAAGTGAACCCACCTCTTCGCGAGAAGGCCGACAACGACGCGCTCATCAAGGCCCTGAAAGACGGCACCATCGACGTGCTTTGCTCGGGCCACACCCCGCACGAAGAGGAAAGCAAAAGCCTGGAATTTGACCTGGCCGATTTTGGTATGATCAACCTGCAGACGTTTGCCATGCACCTGGGTGTGCTGGCCGAACCGGTGGGTTGGGATGCGCTCATCGAAAAAGTGACGGTGAACCCCCGCAAGCTCCTGGGTCTGGAGATCCCAAAAATTGAGGTGGAGGAAAAGGCCAACCTCACGCTCTTCGACCCGGAGCGCACATGGCTCTTCGACGAAAAAGCCAATTTGTCGCGTTCGAAGAACTCGCCCTGGCTCAACCAGCAGATCAAAGGAAAAGCGATCGCGGTCTTCAACAACGGACGGCATAAAATAGAGGACTAA
- a CDS encoding DUF4199 domain-containing protein produces the protein MTSRLLRISARWGAVAGVLAFIMLVMMYYMGRHPLMISPFLDFRILLFGVFVYFSLKEFRDYDQGGVLYFWQASLGGTTVVVIMTLVTSALLLIFGSWEKGFVPGYVTEMTAYLKGFPKEEIDRIGKKIYESNLNTLPTTNIWQLTQTYILQGLIIGFFVNIIVSVILRRQPKNQSI, from the coding sequence ATGACTTCAAGATTACTCCGCATTTCCGCGCGGTGGGGCGCAGTGGCCGGTGTGCTGGCGTTTATCATGCTGGTGATGATGTATTACATGGGCCGGCACCCGCTGATGATCTCGCCTTTTCTGGATTTCCGGATTTTATTGTTCGGCGTCTTTGTTTACTTTTCATTGAAGGAATTCAGAGACTACGACCAGGGTGGCGTTTTATACTTCTGGCAGGCTTCCCTGGGCGGCACCACCGTCGTCGTGATCATGACCTTGGTCACCTCCGCGTTGCTGCTCATTTTCGGTTCCTGGGAAAAAGGCTTTGTCCCCGGCTACGTCACGGAAATGACGGCCTATTTGAAAGGGTTTCCAAAAGAAGAGATCGACCGCATCGGGAAAAAAATTTATGAAAGTAATTTAAACACACTCCCAACGACTAACATCTGGCAACTGACGCAGACATACATCCTACAGGGATTGATCATCGGCTTTTTTGTTAACATTATCGTATCGGTAATATTGAGACGACAACCTAAAAACCAATCTATATGA
- a CDS encoding DUF4199 domain-containing protein has protein sequence MTETTETQDLTTRSTGIRYGVIYGVIGIVYFLIFNLADLDMSKGIGKYGTWLIGFVIVFLAHKYFKENGNGFMSYGQGVGISFWIGLICSVLSSVFTFIYIKFVDSGFITKMRETAIADMEAKGQSEEQIEMAMKFVDMFMSPGAMLAFGIIFGIIGTIIVGLLVSIVTQKPRPEPAI, from the coding sequence ATGACTGAAACTACAGAAACCCAGGACCTCACTACGCGATCAACCGGTATCCGTTATGGCGTTATCTACGGTGTGATCGGCATCGTATATTTCCTCATTTTCAATCTTGCCGATCTTGACATGTCGAAGGGCATTGGCAAATACGGAACCTGGCTTATCGGCTTTGTCATTGTCTTTCTGGCGCACAAATATTTCAAGGAAAATGGCAACGGCTTCATGTCGTATGGCCAGGGGGTCGGCATTTCCTTTTGGATCGGTTTGATCTGCTCGGTGCTGTCGTCCGTATTTACGTTCATCTATATTAAATTTGTGGATTCCGGTTTTATCACCAAAATGCGCGAAACCGCCATCGCGGATATGGAAGCCAAAGGCCAATCGGAAGAACAAATTGAAATGGCCATGAAATTTGTTGACATGTTTATGAGCCCCGGCGCCATGCTGGCTTTCGGAATTATTTTTGGAATCATCGGGACGATCATTGTCGGTCTTCTCGTTTCCATCGTCACACAAAAACCGCGGCCTGAACCCGCTATTTAA
- a CDS encoding glycosyltransferase family 2 protein: MNLDISVVVPAKDEEESIPELCQWISRVMEAHGFSYEVIFIDDGSTDNTWQQITAIHEANPNIKGIRFNRNFGKSAALQTGFRAAHGKVVITMDSDLQDSPDEIPALYKMVTEDGFQLVSGWKKKRHDPISKTVPSKFFNYVTRKLSGIPLHDFNCGLKAYQSRVVKNITVYGEMHRYIPVIAKWAGFTKITEKVVEHRERKFGVTKFGLERFINGFLDLISITFVSRFRQKPMHFFGTWGTLSFLVGFLFTCKLFYDKMDAIFISRIPVKRDITAQPIFYLALVALVIGVQLFVTGFLAEMFAMQSLSRRDYLIIEKVGLPEPQMKLQD, encoded by the coding sequence ATGAATCTTGACATCTCAGTTGTTGTTCCCGCAAAGGACGAAGAAGAATCGATACCGGAACTGTGTCAGTGGATAAGCCGTGTGATGGAAGCACACGGCTTTTCCTATGAAGTGATCTTTATCGACGACGGCAGCACGGACAACACCTGGCAGCAGATCACGGCCATCCACGAAGCCAACCCCAACATCAAGGGCATCCGCTTCAACCGGAACTTTGGTAAATCGGCCGCGCTGCAAACGGGCTTCCGCGCCGCGCACGGAAAAGTGGTCATCACGATGGACTCCGACCTGCAGGACAGCCCGGACGAAATCCCCGCGTTATACAAAATGGTTACGGAAGATGGTTTTCAACTCGTGTCGGGCTGGAAGAAAAAACGCCATGACCCGATCTCGAAGACCGTTCCTTCCAAATTTTTCAACTATGTGACCCGCAAACTGTCGGGCATACCCTTGCACGACTTCAATTGCGGACTCAAGGCCTATCAATCGCGCGTGGTGAAGAACATCACCGTGTATGGCGAGATGCACCGCTACATTCCCGTGATCGCCAAGTGGGCAGGCTTCACCAAGATTACCGAGAAGGTGGTGGAACACCGCGAGCGCAAATTTGGCGTGACCAAGTTCGGGTTGGAGCGCTTTATCAACGGGTTTCTCGACCTGATCTCCATCACCTTTGTGAGCCGCTTCCGGCAAAAGCCAATGCACTTCTTCGGCACGTGGGGAACACTGTCGTTCCTGGTGGGCTTTCTGTTTACGTGCAAGCTTTTCTACGATAAGATGGACGCCATCTTTATCTCCCGAATCCCGGTGAAGCGTGACATCACCGCGCAGCCCATTTTCTATTTGGCGTTGGTGGCATTGGTCATTGGCGTGCAGCTTTTTGTGACGGGCTTCCTGGCGGAGATGTTTGCCATGCAGTCGCTTTCCAGACGCGACTACCTGATCATTGAGAAGGTGGGGTTGCCAGAGCCTCAGATGAAGCTCCAGGACTAG
- a CDS encoding glycosyltransferase: protein MATPRYSIIIPVYNRPQEVDELLASLVLQTVKDFEVIIVEDGSTVRCDSVVDLYRDKFSIHYFFKPNSGPGPSRNFGYAQARGDFFIVFDSDCIIPPGYLASVERSFQENGWDAWGGPDRAHENFTPVQRAMGYTMASVLTTGGIRGGKQQAARFQPRSFNMGISRNVFTQTGGFKLDRFAEDIEFSIRMRTMGFKVGLIPEAFVYHKRRTTFRQFYQQVSNFGKGRIQIGRVHSGAVKLAHWFPALFLLGSVSLLVLPFISMALFRIAVGFFLVYLLAIFIDSFRQGKDLTVAFLSVPAALLQLWGYGIGFLKEKFRNHTPG, encoded by the coding sequence ATGGCGACACCGCGCTACTCCATCATCATTCCCGTTTATAATCGTCCGCAGGAAGTAGACGAGCTTTTGGCCAGTCTCGTGTTGCAGACGGTGAAAGACTTTGAGGTGATCATTGTAGAAGACGGTTCGACCGTGCGCTGTGATAGCGTCGTTGATCTTTACCGCGACAAATTTTCCATTCACTACTTCTTCAAACCCAACTCGGGGCCTGGACCGAGTCGTAATTTTGGCTATGCGCAGGCGCGGGGTGATTTTTTTATCGTCTTCGATTCCGACTGTATCATTCCGCCGGGCTACCTGGCTTCGGTTGAGCGTTCCTTTCAGGAAAACGGGTGGGACGCCTGGGGCGGTCCCGACCGGGCCCATGAGAATTTTACACCGGTGCAGCGCGCGATGGGCTACACGATGGCTTCCGTGCTCACCACGGGGGGGATCCGCGGCGGGAAGCAACAGGCGGCGAGGTTTCAGCCGAGGAGTTTCAACATGGGGATCTCGCGCAACGTGTTCACACAAACCGGGGGATTTAAACTGGACCGTTTTGCGGAAGATATCGAGTTCAGCATTCGCATGCGCACCATGGGCTTCAAGGTGGGACTCATTCCAGAGGCGTTTGTGTATCACAAACGGCGCACCACGTTCCGCCAGTTCTATCAGCAGGTATCCAACTTTGGCAAAGGCCGCATTCAGATTGGCCGGGTACATTCCGGGGCTGTGAAGCTCGCCCATTGGTTCCCGGCACTTTTCTTACTGGGCTCGGTGTCTTTGCTTGTTCTCCCGTTCATCAGCATGGCACTGTTCCGGATCGCCGTTGGCTTTTTCCTGGTCTATTTGCTGGCCATCTTCATCGACTCGTTCCGGCAGGGTAAAGACCTCACCGTAGCCTTCTTGTCGGTGCCTGCCGCACTCCTTCAGCTGTGGGGCTATGGGATCGGTTTTTTGAAAGAAAAGTTTAGAAATCATACACCCGGGTAA
- a CDS encoding OmpA family protein: MKNITRSALFFGLLCLSSPLFSQDSKELAPGYYVVINAYAPSRENVAQNYVEVLRIKGTDAHYGFNSGRGFFFVYLKYFESLRESLQYMTNVRNTPEFKDAWVRVVPGDITPHNAAVPNAPAPEMPAPPQTTAVATTSQATQAAPAAETTTTTEPEITDNPEIVQHKVMTLGNTEVFLSLYNARNNRIVSGDVQVVDTDRSRLITSVKGNEYLVLPDPKSKSGQLTLVCEAFGYRKIQQEINYPLPLADTVKNYIELMGTTLVIDFDLVRYHKGDIATLYNVYFYNDAALMLPESNYELSSLLQLMEENPKYKIRLHGHSNGNYHGKILTVGPEKKFFTLDGAHEGSGSAKDLSYKRAEVIKDYLVSKGIDPMRMEIKAWGGKRPIYDKNSVNAKKNVRVEVEMLDE; encoded by the coding sequence ATGAAGAACATAACCAGAAGTGCCCTCTTTTTCGGGCTATTGTGCCTATCCTCTCCGTTGTTCTCACAGGATTCTAAAGAGCTTGCTCCCGGCTATTATGTGGTGATCAACGCCTACGCGCCGTCGCGCGAGAACGTGGCGCAAAACTATGTCGAGGTCCTGAGAATAAAGGGGACCGATGCGCACTACGGATTCAATTCCGGTCGCGGATTTTTCTTTGTTTACCTGAAATATTTTGAGAGCCTGAGGGAGTCACTGCAATACATGACAAACGTGCGCAACACCCCCGAGTTCAAAGATGCCTGGGTGCGTGTAGTGCCCGGCGATATCACGCCACACAACGCCGCCGTGCCCAACGCACCGGCTCCTGAAATGCCCGCGCCTCCTCAAACGACGGCGGTGGCAACCACATCACAAGCCACGCAAGCCGCGCCCGCAGCAGAGACGACCACAACGACTGAACCCGAGATCACCGACAATCCCGAGATCGTGCAACACAAGGTCATGACCTTGGGCAACACCGAGGTTTTCCTCAGTCTCTATAATGCGCGCAACAATCGCATCGTGAGTGGCGATGTGCAGGTGGTCGACACGGACCGTTCGCGGCTCATCACCAGTGTGAAAGGAAATGAGTACCTGGTGCTGCCCGATCCAAAAAGCAAGTCGGGGCAACTCACGCTGGTGTGCGAAGCTTTCGGTTACCGGAAGATCCAACAGGAGATCAACTATCCGTTGCCCCTGGCCGACACGGTGAAAAACTACATCGAACTGATGGGTACTACGCTGGTGATCGACTTCGACCTGGTGCGCTATCACAAGGGCGACATCGCCACTTTGTATAACGTTTACTTCTACAACGATGCGGCACTGATGCTGCCCGAGTCTAACTATGAGCTCAGCAGTTTGCTGCAGCTCATGGAAGAAAATCCCAAATACAAGATCCGCCTTCACGGCCACAGCAATGGCAACTACCATGGCAAGATCCTGACGGTGGGTCCCGAAAAGAAATTCTTCACACTGGACGGTGCCCACGAAGGTTCGGGCTCGGCCAAAGATCTTTCGTACAAACGCGCCGAGGTCATCAAAGACTACCTGGTCAGCAAAGGCATCGACCCGATGCGCATGGAAATAAAAGCCTGGGGCGGGAAGCGTCCTATCTATGACAAGAACAGCGTGAACGCCAAGAAGAACGTTCGCGTGGAGGTGGAAATGCTGGACGAATAA
- a CDS encoding tetratricopeptide repeat protein, with protein sequence MNDGTSRGPDPKKARLYFLLGCTGLFCMALLWSVDRSLVAISLGFAAICFLLAFNSRPASTTRREGPVFQKQRDYTPATFLSVLFGRLLKGQQTPHQPANPQRRSAAVVIIFVVFVFTIILVVTLSSLFSDDSPMEAYGYFQTADNQYYNQQYDSARMNYRRAWQVNPKYAEAYLGYGRTLFMQSQSDSAIIVFDQALAIDPDLKEASYGKAEVFADQKKYDEAIAILSQLVADYPDYEDARQALGDCYYTQKKFDEALPFYESVYANANSRSHILCYIMAYIYDTKGNTQKAIPLYQEALQYDSTVVDIYHRLGELLPGEDGNVYRTKAVTLNR encoded by the coding sequence ATGAACGACGGCACCTCTCGCGGCCCGGACCCGAAAAAAGCCCGCCTCTATTTCCTGCTGGGATGTACGGGGCTTTTTTGCATGGCGCTGCTGTGGTCGGTAGACCGCTCGCTGGTGGCGATCTCGCTGGGCTTTGCCGCGATATGCTTTCTTCTGGCATTCAATAGCCGGCCTGCGTCAACGACGCGACGCGAGGGCCCGGTCTTTCAAAAACAAAGGGACTATACGCCCGCTACCTTCCTCTCGGTGTTGTTCGGGCGATTGCTGAAAGGACAGCAGACTCCCCATCAACCGGCCAATCCACAGCGCCGAAGCGCAGCGGTGGTGATCATCTTTGTTGTTTTTGTGTTCACCATCATCCTGGTGGTCACCCTGTCGTCCTTGTTTTCGGATGATAGTCCAATGGAGGCGTATGGCTATTTTCAAACGGCCGATAATCAATATTACAATCAGCAATACGATTCAGCGCGGATGAACTACCGGCGGGCGTGGCAAGTGAATCCAAAATATGCGGAGGCGTATCTTGGCTATGGACGAACGCTGTTCATGCAAAGCCAGTCCGACTCGGCCATCATCGTGTTCGATCAGGCGCTGGCCATCGACCCCGATTTAAAAGAAGCTTCCTATGGTAAGGCCGAGGTGTTCGCCGATCAAAAAAAATATGACGAAGCCATCGCCATCCTAAGCCAGCTTGTTGCGGACTATCCGGACTACGAAGATGCCCGGCAGGCGCTGGGGGATTGTTACTATACGCAAAAGAAATTTGACGAAGCGTTGCCGTTCTATGAAAGCGTGTATGCCAATGCAAATTCGCGAAGTCATATCCTTTGTTATATCATGGCCTATATCTACGACACAAAGGGCAACACGCAGAAGGCCATACCGCTCTACCAGGAAGCCCTTCAATACGACAGTACCGTGGTGGACATCTACCATCGTCTCGGCGAACTCCTGCCCGGAGAAGACGGCAACGTCTATCGCACGAAAGCCGTCACACTGAACCGCTGA